Proteins from a genomic interval of Asticcacaulis sp. AND118:
- a CDS encoding M3 family metallopeptidase: MKPYRLPLAACLMAATMFSAPAFAAPSTATEVNDFLKQLPIADTTAQAIGQRCDAILALGAKVRTELESRKGPATITGDFAAFDTLMLVMGDGANEMYLVSETSTVKENRAAAEACIPKLSEFTTAVSLSRPIYDRLSAIPQKGLDEKTVFTLNKMLTNYKLSGVDKDEATRAKVGALQTKITETGLKFAANIREDKGDIKLKPEALAGLPQDYLDSHKPSEDGFVHLTYDYPDIVPINQFASLRDTRKIVSQGFFNRAWPANETVLKTLLEQRYELAQTLGYPDFATLVTADKMIGTPQRAAQFLDDVNVAAKPGADADYAELLAFARASDPTIDRLQTYDNSYFSNLLRKQKYSVDAAEVRQYFTYDKSRKGIFQLISDLFGAEFRPWNTPVWDKSVSAWEMHDKASGKLIGRFYLDMHPRDGKYNHAAAFPIRTGIEGRQAPVGALICNFPGEGPMEHSDVVTFLHEFGHLIHLMYSGHTQYGVQSMGNLQWDFIEAPSQLLEEWTWDYDTLKTFASNDKGEPVPQDLVKRMNAGRRFGTPTRWKGQLAYAAVSLNYYNRKPDFDLDTQFDTQIARYSMFPPMEGVHDYASFGHLDGYSAIYYTYVWSKAISLDLFTQFKAAGIRNPEVAQRYRKLVLEPGGSQDANVLIQNFLGRPMSLEAFKTELQKK; encoded by the coding sequence ATGAAACCATATCGTTTGCCGCTGGCGGCGTGCCTGATGGCCGCCACCATGTTCTCCGCGCCTGCGTTCGCCGCGCCTTCGACCGCGACCGAAGTCAATGATTTCCTGAAGCAATTACCCATCGCCGATACGACGGCTCAGGCCATCGGTCAGCGCTGCGATGCCATTCTGGCCTTGGGGGCTAAGGTCCGGACCGAACTGGAATCACGCAAAGGCCCGGCCACCATCACCGGGGATTTCGCCGCCTTCGACACCCTGATGCTGGTGATGGGCGATGGCGCGAACGAGATGTATCTGGTGTCGGAAACCAGCACGGTGAAGGAAAACCGCGCCGCTGCCGAGGCGTGCATCCCCAAACTGTCCGAGTTCACTACCGCCGTGTCGCTATCGCGGCCGATCTATGACCGCCTCAGCGCCATTCCGCAAAAGGGGCTGGACGAGAAAACCGTCTTCACCCTCAACAAGATGCTGACCAATTACAAGCTGTCGGGCGTCGATAAGGACGAGGCGACGCGCGCCAAGGTCGGCGCGCTGCAAACCAAGATCACCGAAACGGGGCTGAAATTCGCCGCCAATATTCGCGAAGACAAGGGCGATATCAAGCTGAAGCCCGAAGCGCTGGCCGGCCTGCCGCAGGACTATCTGGACAGCCATAAGCCCTCGGAAGACGGCTTTGTGCACCTGACCTACGACTATCCCGACATCGTCCCGATCAATCAGTTCGCCAGCCTGCGCGACACGCGCAAAATCGTCTCGCAGGGCTTTTTCAACCGCGCCTGGCCGGCGAATGAGACGGTGCTGAAAACCCTGCTGGAGCAGCGCTACGAGTTGGCCCAGACCCTCGGCTATCCTGACTTCGCCACGCTGGTCACCGCCGACAAGATGATCGGCACGCCGCAGCGCGCCGCGCAGTTTCTCGACGACGTCAATGTGGCCGCCAAGCCGGGCGCCGATGCCGACTATGCCGAGTTACTGGCCTTCGCCAGGGCGAGCGATCCGACGATCGACCGGCTGCAAACCTACGACAACAGCTACTTCTCCAACCTGCTGCGCAAGCAGAAATACAGCGTCGATGCCGCCGAGGTGCGTCAGTACTTCACCTATGACAAGTCGCGCAAAGGCATCTTCCAGCTTATCTCGGACCTGTTCGGGGCCGAGTTCAGGCCGTGGAACACGCCGGTCTGGGACAAGAGCGTCTCGGCGTGGGAAATGCACGATAAGGCCAGCGGCAAGCTGATCGGGCGCTTCTATCTCGACATGCACCCGCGCGACGGCAAGTATAATCACGCCGCGGCCTTCCCCATCCGCACCGGCATCGAAGGCCGTCAGGCGCCGGTCGGCGCGCTGATCTGCAACTTCCCCGGCGAGGGGCCGATGGAGCACAGCGACGTCGTGACCTTCCTGCACGAGTTCGGGCACCTGATCCACCTCATGTACAGCGGCCATACCCAGTACGGCGTGCAGTCGATGGGCAATCTGCAGTGGGACTTCATCGAGGCCCCGTCGCAGCTTCTGGAGGAATGGACGTGGGATTACGACACGCTCAAAACCTTCGCCAGCAATGACAAGGGCGAGCCGGTTCCGCAAGATCTGGTCAAGCGCATGAATGCCGGCCGCCGCTTCGGCACGCCCACCCGCTGGAAGGGGCAACTGGCCTATGCCGCCGTGTCGCTGAACTATTATAACCGCAAGCCGGACTTCGATCTCGATACGCAGTTCGATACGCAGATCGCGCGCTATTCGATGTTCCCGCCGATGGAGGGCGTGCACGATTACGCCAGCTTCGGGCACCTCGACGGCTATTCGGCCATCTACTACACCTATGTGTGGTCGAAGGCGATTTCGCTGGACCTGTTTACGCAGTTCAAGGCGGCGGGCATCCGCAATCCGGAAGTGGCGCAGCGCTATCGCAAGCTGGTTCTGGAGCCCGGCGGGTCGCAGGACGCAAATGTGCTGATCCAGAATTTTCTGGGGCGTCCGATGAGCCTTGAGGCGTTCAAGACCGAATTGCAGAAGAAGTAG
- a CDS encoding LysR family transcriptional regulator produces MEPYLLRYFLAVVETGSFTKAAEACLITQPSLSAGIKRLEEQLGVSLFVRNNKRVFLTTAGTRFLPRAKTILHECNVAMAELAQTEQARVLRIGVLQTLSGAWVAGLLKGYRDAGFEGRFDLFEGTEQEILNRFDERGIDYALSIRRVEDDASVPLYDEAYVLALPADHRLAGEAVVRGEDLSDQPMIVRSRCEVLSETSRYFTDRNVRPPLAYRTANDERALRMVAAGIGATVVPESHVAEGVVTSKLHGFAHRRTVALFRPRHGLPDHLKDAGEGFEGYVSRLPPPLR; encoded by the coding sequence ATGGAACCGTATCTTCTTCGCTATTTCCTCGCCGTTGTCGAAACCGGCTCCTTCACCAAGGCGGCGGAAGCCTGTCTGATTACCCAGCCGTCGCTCTCCGCCGGCATCAAACGCCTTGAAGAACAGCTCGGCGTCAGCCTGTTCGTGCGCAACAACAAGCGGGTGTTTCTGACCACCGCAGGGACGCGTTTTCTGCCGCGCGCCAAGACCATCCTGCACGAATGCAATGTGGCCATGGCCGAACTGGCTCAGACCGAACAGGCGCGCGTTCTGCGTATCGGCGTGTTGCAGACCCTCTCAGGAGCATGGGTGGCGGGACTGCTGAAAGGCTATCGCGATGCCGGTTTCGAGGGCCGGTTTGATCTGTTTGAAGGCACCGAGCAGGAGATATTAAACCGCTTCGACGAACGGGGCATAGATTACGCTCTGTCGATCCGCCGCGTCGAGGATGACGCCTCCGTGCCCCTCTATGACGAAGCCTATGTGCTGGCCTTACCGGCGGATCACCGACTGGCCGGGGAGGCGGTGGTGCGCGGCGAAGACCTGAGCGATCAGCCGATGATCGTGCGCTCGCGCTGCGAGGTGTTGTCGGAGACCAGCCGCTATTTCACCGACCGCAATGTGCGCCCACCTCTGGCCTATCGCACGGCGAATGACGAGCGGGCGCTGCGCATGGTGGCGGCCGGTATAGGCGCGACCGTGGTGCCGGAAAGCCATGTGGCAGAAGGTGTTGTGACGTCGAAATTGCACGGATTTGCGCATCGCCGGACCGTGGCCCTGTTCCGGCCCCGGCATGGTCTGCCGGATCATCTCAAGGACGCGGGCGAGGGGTTTGAGGGGTATGTGAGCCGTCTACCTCCTCCCCTGCGATAG
- a CDS encoding carboxyl transferase domain-containing protein, with amino-acid sequence MRLNSQTDTGSADFKANTAHMQGLVDDLRALTARIAEGGSETARQKHVSRGKLLPRQRVDALLDPGSPFLELSALAAHKVYEDDVPAAGIITGIGRIENTECVVVCNDATVKGGTYYPLTVRKHLRAQEVAQMNHLPCVYLVDSGGANLPNQDEVFPDKDDFGRIFFNQAQMSAKGIPQVAVVMGSCTAGGAYVPAMSDESIIVRRQGTIFLGGPPLVKAATGEVVSAEDLGGGDVHARVSGVADHLAANDAEALQMARRIVRNLNRSKTVALKVCDSVEPLYPARELYGLIPVDKRIPIDVREIIARLVDGSEFDEFKALYGETLVCGFAHLYGYPVGIIANNGVLFSESAQKGAHFVELCCQRGIPLIFLQNITGFIVGRKYENEGIARHGAKMVTAVACANVPKLTVVFGGSYGAGNYGMCGRAFDPRFLWMWPNARISVMGGEQAANVLATVKRDGIEAKGAAWSAEEEAAFKAPILETYEAQGHPYYASARLWDDGVIDPADTRRVLGLGLSAALNAPIEPTRFGVFRM; translated from the coding sequence ATGCGCCTTAACAGCCAGACCGACACCGGCAGCGCCGACTTCAAGGCCAATACCGCCCACATGCAGGGGCTGGTGGACGATCTGCGCGCCCTGACCGCCCGCATTGCCGAAGGCGGCAGCGAAACCGCGCGGCAAAAGCACGTTTCGCGCGGGAAACTCCTGCCGCGGCAAAGGGTCGACGCCCTGCTCGATCCCGGTTCGCCCTTCCTCGAACTGTCGGCCCTGGCGGCGCATAAGGTCTATGAAGATGATGTGCCCGCCGCCGGGATCATCACCGGCATCGGCCGCATTGAAAACACCGAATGCGTCGTGGTGTGCAACGACGCCACGGTGAAGGGCGGCACCTATTATCCGCTGACGGTCAGGAAACACCTGCGTGCACAGGAAGTCGCGCAGATGAACCACCTGCCCTGCGTCTATCTGGTCGATTCCGGCGGCGCCAACCTGCCCAATCAGGACGAGGTCTTTCCGGACAAGGACGATTTCGGCCGCATCTTCTTCAATCAGGCGCAGATGTCGGCCAAGGGCATCCCGCAGGTCGCCGTGGTCATGGGCTCCTGCACCGCCGGCGGGGCCTATGTCCCGGCCATGTCTGACGAAAGCATCATTGTGCGCCGTCAAGGAACGATCTTTCTGGGCGGCCCGCCGCTGGTCAAGGCGGCTACCGGCGAAGTCGTCTCGGCCGAAGATCTGGGCGGCGGCGACGTCCATGCCCGCGTTTCCGGCGTCGCCGATCATCTGGCCGCCAATGACGCCGAGGCGTTACAGATGGCGCGGCGGATCGTGCGCAATCTCAACCGCAGCAAAACCGTCGCGCTGAAGGTGTGCGACAGCGTCGAACCGCTGTATCCGGCGCGCGAACTGTATGGCCTGATCCCCGTCGACAAGCGCATCCCCATCGATGTGCGTGAGATAATCGCGCGTCTGGTCGACGGCTCCGAATTCGATGAGTTCAAGGCGCTGTACGGCGAAACCCTGGTCTGCGGTTTTGCGCATCTGTACGGTTATCCGGTCGGCATAATCGCCAATAACGGCGTGCTGTTTTCCGAGAGCGCGCAAAAGGGCGCGCACTTCGTCGAGTTGTGCTGTCAGCGAGGCATCCCGCTGATCTTCCTGCAAAATATCACCGGCTTCATAGTCGGGCGCAAATACGAAAACGAGGGCATTGCCCGCCACGGGGCCAAGATGGTGACGGCGGTCGCCTGCGCCAATGTGCCCAAGCTGACTGTGGTTTTCGGTGGGTCGTATGGGGCGGGGAATTACGGCATGTGCGGCCGGGCCTTCGATCCCCGCTTTCTGTGGATGTGGCCCAATGCGCGCATCTCGGTCATGGGCGGCGAACAGGCGGCCAATGTGCTGGCCACCGTCAAACGCGACGGCATCGAGGCCAAGGGTGCAGCCTGGAGCGCCGAAGAGGAAGCCGCCTTCAAGGCCCCGATCCTTGAGACCTATGAGGCGCAGGGCCACCCCTACTACGCCTCCGCACGGCTGTGGGACGACGGGGTGATCGACCCCGCCGACACGCGCCGCGTGCTGGGGCTGGGCCTGTCCGCCGCGCTCAATGCGCCGATAGAGCCGACCCGGTTCGGCGTGTTCAGGATGTAG
- a CDS encoding enoyl-CoA hydratase/isomerase family protein has product MSTLKLDISANGIARLTLNRPDRHNAFDEAMIDDLTQIFSVLGDNPAVRVVVLNGAGESFCAGGDLNWMQRAAQKTEAENEADALALATMLHTLNTCPKPVIGLIHGACFGGGVGLAACCDMVVAAPDARFGLTEVRLGLIPAAISPFVVAKIGAAARRYFLTGERFSADEARRIGLVHEVKAGLDAAAAPLIDGLLASGPQAVADAKALIGDVTGRTIDNELLRLTARRIAARRASDEGREGIAAFLEKRKPGWVR; this is encoded by the coding sequence ATGTCCACGCTTAAACTCGACATCTCTGCCAATGGCATAGCCCGCCTGACGCTCAATCGCCCCGACCGGCACAACGCCTTCGATGAGGCGATGATCGACGATCTGACCCAGATCTTCAGCGTGCTGGGTGACAATCCTGCCGTGCGCGTGGTCGTGCTCAACGGCGCAGGCGAAAGCTTCTGCGCGGGCGGAGACCTCAACTGGATGCAACGCGCGGCGCAAAAAACCGAAGCCGAAAACGAGGCTGATGCGCTGGCCTTGGCGACCATGCTGCACACCCTGAACACGTGCCCGAAGCCGGTGATCGGCCTGATCCACGGAGCCTGTTTCGGCGGTGGGGTCGGGCTGGCGGCGTGCTGCGATATGGTCGTGGCCGCCCCCGATGCGCGGTTCGGCCTGACCGAGGTGCGTCTGGGCCTGATCCCTGCCGCTATTTCGCCCTTTGTCGTGGCGAAGATCGGTGCCGCCGCCCGGCGCTACTTCCTGACCGGCGAACGGTTCAGCGCCGACGAGGCCCGCCGCATCGGACTGGTGCATGAGGTCAAGGCCGGACTCGATGCCGCCGCCGCGCCGCTGATCGACGGGCTGCTGGCCAGCGGTCCGCAGGCCGTCGCCGATGCCAAGGCGCTGATCGGCGATGTGACGGGCCGCACTATAGATAATGAATTGCTGCGCCTGACGGCCCGCCGCATCGCCGCCCGCCGCGCGTCGGACGAGGGCCGCGAAGGCATCGCCGCGTTCCTCGAAAAGCGCAAACCGGGGTGGGTAAGATGA
- a CDS encoding acetyl/propionyl/methylcrotonyl-CoA carboxylase subunit alpha → MFRKILIANRGEIACRIIRTCQRLGIKTVAVHSEADANALFVREADEAHLIGPAPAAQSYLRGDTIIEVARRTGAEAIHPGYGFLSENAEFAESCATAGIVFIGPKPEAIRAMALKGAAKALMEDAGVPVTPGYHGDAQDEATLLAAARRIGFPVLIKAVAGGGGKGMRRVDNESDFPELLKSCQGEGQSAFGDPRVLIEKYIEVPRHIEIQLFADSHGHAVHLHERDCSLQRRHQKVIEEAPAPGLPDAMRQAMGEAAVKAAKAIGYTGAGTIEFIVDMSRGIADASFYFMEMNTRLQVEHPVTEAITGLDLVEWQLRVAAGEALPLTQDQVPLKGHAIEARLYAEDPEHDFMPSTGTLSRLVFPSGVRADSAVAEGDAVSVFYDPMIAKLIVHGPDRDAALEGLRTALIHTRAEGLRTNLGFLRRIASDADFRAGEIDTGFIGRHLERLTAPWPDYDIPVNSPPSPWHDATGFRLNLPPASPVDVRHLTNALHEAHEASEVVAPMPGLVVAVHVKEGDTVEKNQPLIVLEAMKIQLTLKAPRAGTVTGLNAVTGEQVIEKAVLAAIT, encoded by the coding sequence ATGTTCCGTAAAATCCTCATCGCCAATCGCGGCGAGATCGCCTGCCGCATCATCCGCACCTGCCAACGTCTCGGCATCAAGACCGTCGCTGTTCATTCCGAAGCCGACGCCAACGCGCTGTTTGTGCGCGAAGCCGACGAAGCGCACCTGATCGGCCCGGCCCCGGCGGCGCAGAGCTATCTGCGCGGCGATACGATTATTGAGGTCGCCCGACGCACCGGCGCCGAAGCCATCCACCCCGGCTACGGTTTCCTCTCGGAAAACGCTGAGTTCGCGGAAAGCTGCGCCACCGCCGGAATCGTCTTTATCGGCCCGAAGCCCGAAGCCATCCGCGCCATGGCTTTGAAGGGTGCGGCCAAGGCCTTGATGGAAGACGCCGGGGTCCCCGTCACGCCCGGCTATCACGGCGACGCGCAGGACGAAGCCACGCTTCTGGCCGCCGCGCGCCGCATCGGCTTCCCGGTCCTGATCAAGGCGGTGGCGGGCGGCGGCGGCAAGGGGATGCGCCGCGTCGATAATGAGTCTGATTTTCCAGAATTATTGAAATCATGCCAGGGCGAAGGTCAGAGCGCCTTCGGCGACCCTCGCGTGCTGATCGAAAAATATATCGAAGTGCCACGCCATATCGAGATCCAGCTCTTTGCCGACAGCCACGGTCACGCCGTGCATCTGCATGAACGCGACTGCTCGCTGCAGCGCCGGCACCAGAAGGTGATCGAAGAGGCCCCGGCTCCGGGCCTGCCCGACGCCATGCGCCAGGCCATGGGCGAGGCCGCGGTGAAGGCGGCCAAGGCCATCGGATATACCGGCGCGGGTACGATCGAGTTCATCGTCGATATGTCCAGAGGCATCGCTGACGCCTCTTTCTACTTCATGGAGATGAACACCCGGCTTCAGGTCGAACACCCGGTGACCGAGGCCATTACGGGGCTCGATCTGGTCGAATGGCAGTTGCGCGTCGCCGCCGGCGAAGCCCTGCCCCTGACGCAGGATCAGGTGCCGCTGAAAGGCCATGCCATCGAGGCGCGCCTCTATGCCGAAGACCCCGAACACGATTTTATGCCGTCTACCGGCACGCTGAGCCGCCTCGTCTTTCCGTCCGGGGTTCGCGCCGATTCCGCCGTGGCGGAAGGCGATGCGGTCAGCGTCTTTTATGACCCGATGATCGCCAAGCTGATCGTCCACGGTCCGGACCGCGACGCCGCGCTGGAGGGTTTACGCACCGCGCTGATCCACACCCGCGCCGAAGGTCTGCGCACCAATCTGGGCTTCCTGCGCCGCATCGCGTCGGACGCCGATTTCCGCGCAGGCGAGATCGATACCGGTTTTATCGGCCGGCATCTGGAGCGCCTCACTGCACCGTGGCCGGATTATGATATACCTGTAAATTCGCCCCCTTCTCCTTGGCACGATGCCACCGGATTCCGGCTCAACCTGCCCCCCGCCTCACCGGTCGATGTGCGGCACCTCACGAACGCTCTGCACGAGGCGCATGAGGCGTCTGAGGTGGTCGCCCCCATGCCGGGGCTGGTTGTCGCGGTACATGTGAAAGAGGGCGATACGGTCGAAAAGAACCAGCCCCTGATCGTGCTCGAAGCCATGAAGATTCAACTGACGCTCAAGGCCCCGCGCGCCGGAACCGTGACGGGCCTAAACGCCGTGACGGGCGAGCAGGTAATTGAAAAAGCGGTGTTGGCGGCGATCACCTGA